One genomic region from Anguilla rostrata isolate EN2019 chromosome 2, ASM1855537v3, whole genome shotgun sequence encodes:
- the si:ch73-103b11.2 gene encoding uncharacterized protein si:ch73-103b11.2 isoform X4, producing the protein MSSKDNPCRKFQANIFNKSKCQNCFKPRESHLLNDEDLNKAKPIYGGWLLLAPEGTNFDNPLHRSRKWQRRFFILYEHGLLRYALDEMPSTLPQGTINMNQCSDVIDGEARTGQKNSLCILTPDKEHFIRAENKEIINGWQETLVVYPRTNKQNQKKKRKVEPPTPQEPGPAKVTVTSSSSGGSIPCLPSSIASAEKVPASRSSLWQEDRRGRASIPCSRSASCLSQLGQSYPPPSTSTEDRSSVNGGRKARVESGYFSLEKAKPEPQPPQQLSLSSPSGPGGPHRRSQVIDKFESPEGDSVEHMETSSSSEPPSSSSTSAAAQRQGRSERRHLPSKQDCSLDAGKERAMPDVSSSSISSYRRAKSLDRRATESSMTPDLLNFKKGWMTKLYEEGLWKKHWFVLTDQSLRYYRDSIAEEAADLDGEIDLSTCCDVTEFPVQRNYGFQIHTKEGAFTLSAMTSGIRRNWIQAIMKNVRPTIAPDVTRKNISLKLSVLKPSSLPDERAKGRTAVEISPPPPAEPRQSPEAPAAPGETQAGDSSGSEQRRSRIRERRREGRCKTFDWADFRKGQEEPDGRPERGSASSVATSPSSTPPASSTSSPSSSSGGPLREPPATAEEELEQERARRREERRRRFQTTPTAAPGRTANSESEARTPEDQDQGRMEVDGHPCGDGGGERGKPPDVQVEIEQRWHQVETTPLREEKQVPIATIHSSDPTAERPPAQELAALLDKELEQTQKELAKLQEQNSLLQAQLQDARGREQSAREGYVLQRESPSSSPPSGTWQRLHKLNQDLQNELEAQRRKQELTNQQVQALKRNYSEAKDVIRHHESEIQALQTKLNNAMAEILISEQAVAKMRSELKLEQERFRDRKEEWEQDEQALRAQLKDSEDRLKDVEAHLLEKSQALRDLERQQALQRDHLKEVQKLQERLTEVTGRLIATEEAQALKEERLQKNLYVLQESQEKERQSLLKRLAEAEGKGQEMEERLQEAEQQVEALLREKRTTGLVSREVVHQMEQQLAIKADAIEKLRESVHQLQEEKSQLTCRCQELLNQISEADNEVTKLQTQLKTEETDYYSLETSYEKVSEEFQRIGRVLQEKEEEIRAAKEMYERLVERKEQDLNEAMIKMAALGSSLEETELKLQAKEELICKMGQGYMEPCSTERDLQAKLVVAEDRINELEQHLNKLQLGYSDLHMEHCKLQEDCDVLQCISRAEGSSLTAVEGSDSTDEVRPKLSTSADGGGSLVKRQRIRFSSIHCQKYVPLEGAEKLWASGTATDICQDRSLSEESGSSDTPYQYITSASSDPEKFISIIHALETKLCTTEEKLRDITQKLEEQQRQQLECLREQRGQWAETEAVLRDQLNESLSKVDQLTAQLQQEMDNRCHFSQEMDCSIRAVNAKYERALACVESSKEKVQSILRSHKEDGTETQLNTLSEIETELFNATVFIRQGTSTLEEQPHEMHGSPNQEIKENKVSDEEKVKLFAKTLAFEALILNKMAFSIQNPSLDLLHGLSEIHEEAEKLKQTDECYVAIVYADVLTRKLMVESEFWAEVEKLEAQYKVRESEKQGDIDSVEGNIVGEMDIPFFSNACIKAELAFAVQNLKHFYEEKLQKLKGDLLEAHRNLEHRELALKEIVKSSKKPGFDRVIQEVSSEFGFSQGTTLSDISPPELAPYVEQVRMEEAHDLAEEIVSRHLQGSVPSCSIESVESTHVGRERLITELRMQAEVLQRLSQEVEGACNAGSGSLHSTLLKISQANPSYENGSEITSTSLCMREAMIQAQIAYIACKLRVDHERDLKKCKEACQSMNVLCQEHAQNVGAIRERYEASMLDERHSFTQTVSCLQDENEALKGEVSIRIAELSQQQERMVQLEERFQAEMEELKARYELELSQAEQRGATTELALMEKTADSQHKLDIILMDIERMEDRHEEHVQKLEDRFQGKIQELQRIHEEEMQRLHDHYMQTIRSMQDTLERVKARHPSDSFLSEEAVSPTDQALPMEEEPAGAEWGSMVVLRERIQELETQMNTMKDELENKHLGGDVSSLKEKYQKDFESLKATCERGFAAMEETHQKVIEDIQRQHQREVSKLLEERERLLAEETAATIAAIEAMKNAHREELEKTQRSQLSGMSSDIEELHRQYEEELQSIHRELEVLSEQYSQKCLENAHLAQALEAERQALRQCQRENQELNAHNQELNNRLTVEITRMRSCFSGEVAGSPLTQGKDLYELEVLLRVKESEIQYLKQEIHSLKDELQSALRDKKYATDKYKDIYTELSIVKAKADCDITKLKEQLMVATEALGERSSDSSTAVQGYDIMKSKSNPDFLKKERSSLSRQIRGVRSKSLKEGLTVQERMKLFEAKDSKKI; encoded by the exons GAGCCGGGGCCGGCCAAGGTGACGgtgaccagcagcagcagcggggggAGCATCCCGTGCCTCCCCAGCAGCATCGCCTCGGCCGAGAAGGTCCCGGCCAGCCGCTCGTCCCTGTGGCAGGAGGACAGGCGGGGCCGGGCGTCCATCCCCTGCAGCCGCAGTGCGTCCTGCCTCAGCCAGCTGGGCCAGAGCTACCCGCCCCCCAGCACCTCCACAGAGG ATCGGAGCTCAGTGAATGGAGGGCGTAAGGCCCGTGTGGAAAGCGGGTACTTCTCCCTGGAGAAAGCCAAGCCGGAGCCCCAGCCCCCGCAGCAgctgtccctctcctctcccagcgGCCCCGGGGGACCCCACAG GCGGTCCCAGGTGATCGACAAGTTTGAGTCGCCGGAGGGTGACAGCGTGGAGCACATGGAGACCAGCTCTTCCTCAGAGccgccctcctcttcctccaccagCGCCGCTGCCCAGCGACAGGGCCGCAGcgagagacgccacctccccaGCAAACAG GACTGCTCTTTAGATGCTGGGAAGGAGCGCGCCATGCCCGACGTCTCCAGCTCGTCCATCTCCAGCTACCGCCGCGCCAAGTCCCTGGACCGCCGCGCCACGGAGTCCTCCATGACG CCTGACCTGCTGAATTTTAAGAAAGGATGGATGACGAAGCTGTACGAAGAGGGGCTG TGGAAGAAGCACTGGTTTGTGCTGACCGACCAGAGTCTGAGATACTACAGGGACTCCATTGCAGAAGAG GCTGCTGATCTGGATGGCGAGATCGACCTGTCAACTTGTTGTGATGTCACCGAGTTCCCTGTGCAGAGGAATTACGGCTTCCAGATCCAC ACGAAAGAAGGGGCGTTCACACTCTCCGCCATGACCTCTGGGATCCGGCGCAACTGGATCCAGGCCATCATGAAGAACGTGCGGCCCACGATCGCCCCCGATGTCACCCG GAAAAACATCTCCCTGAAACTGTCGGTTCTGAAACCCAG CTCCCTCCCGGATGAGCGGGCGAAGGGCCGGACGGCGGTGGAGATCagccccccgccgcccgccgAGCCGCGCCAGTCCCCGGAGGCGCCCGCCGCGCCGGGCGAGACGCAGGCGGGGGACAGCAGCGGCTCGGAGCAGCGCAGGAGCCGCATCCGCGAGCGCCGGCGGGAGGGCCGCTGCAAGACCTTCGACTGGGCCGACTTCCGCAAAGGGCAGGAGGAGCCCGACGGGCGGCCCGAgagaggctccgcctcctccgtcgccacttctccctcctccaccccgcCCGCGTCGTccacctcctccccttcctcgtCCTCGGGCGGGCCCCTCCGGGAGCCCCCGGCGAcggcggaggaggagctggagcaggagcgggCGCGGCGTCGCGAGGAGAGGAGGCGCCGCTTCCAGACCACGCCCACGGCTGCGCCGGGCAGGACGGCGAACTCGGAGAGCGAGGCGAGGACCCCAGAGGACCAGGACCAGGGGAGGATGGAGGTGGACGGCCATCCGTGCGGAGACGGAGGCGGGGAGAGGGGCAAGCCGCCCGACGTGCAGGTGGAGATTGAGCAGCGATGGCACCAGGTGGAGACCACGCCCCTCCGTGAGGAGAAGCAGGTTCCCATCGCCACCATTCACTCCTCTGACCCCACAGCTGAGAGGCCGCCCGCTCAAGAGCTAGCAGCCCTGCTGGACAAAGAG CTGGAGCAGACGCAGAAGGAGCTGGCCAAACTGCAGGAGCAGAACAGCCTCCTGCAGGCACAGCTGCAGGATGCTCGGGGAAGGGAACAGAGCGCACGGGAGGGCTATGTACTACAG CGCGAATCTCCCTCTTCATCACCGCCTTCGGGCACATGGCAGCGGCTGCATAAACTCAACCAGGACCTTCAGAATGAGCTGGAAGCCCAGCGGCGCAAGCAGGAACTCACCAACCAGCAGGTGCAGGCCCTGAAGAGGAACTACAGCGAGGCCAAGGATGTGATACGGCACCACGAGTCAGAGATCCAGGCCCTACAGACCAAACTGAACAACGCGATGGCCGAGATCCTCATTAGCGAGCAGGCGGTGGCCAAGATGCGCAGCGAGCTGAAACTGGAGCAGGAGCGCTTCCGGGACCGCAAGGAAGAGTGGGAGCAGGACGAACAGGCCCTTCGTGCCCAGCTCAAGGACAGTGAGGACCGGCTTAAGGATGTGGAGGCCCACCTCCTGGAAAAGAGCCAGGCCCTGAGGGACCTGGAGCGGCAGCAGGCCCTGCAACGAGATCACCTGAAGGAGGTGCAAAAGCTCCAGGAGAGACTAACAGAAGTCACTGGCAGGCTGATAGCCACAGAGGAGGCCCAGGCTCTGAAGGAGGAGCGCCTGCAGAAGAACCTGTATGTCCTACAGGAGAGtcaggagaaagagaggcagagtcTATTGAAGCGCCTGGCAGAGGcagaggggaaagggcaggAAATGGAAGAGCGGCTACAGGAAGCAGAGCAGCAGGTTGAGGCACTGCTCAGAGAGAAGCGCACCACTGGGTTGGTGAGCCGGGAGGTAGTGCACCAGATGGAGCAGCAACTGGCTATCAAGGCAGATGCCATTGAGAAACTCAGAGAATCTGTCCACCAGCTTCAGGAAGAGAAGAGCCAGCTGACCTGCCGCTGTCAGGAACTGCTCAACCAGATTTCTGAAGCGGACAACGAGGTGACTAAGCTCCAGACACAGCTCAAGACCGAGGAAACCGACTACTACAGCCTAGAGACCTCTTATGAGAAGGTGTCCGAGGAGTTCCAGAGGATAGGCAGAGTTCTGcaggagaaagaagaggagatCCGTGCAGCTAAGGAGATGTACGAAAGGCTAGTGGAACGGAAGGAGCAAGACCTCAATGAGGCAATGATCAAGATGGCTGCATTGGGAAGCAGCCTGGAAGAGACTGAGCTTAAGTTGCAGGCAAAAGAGGAGCTGATCTGCAAGATGGGTCAGGGGTATATGGAACCGTGTAGTACAGAGAGGGACTTGCAAGCTAAATTAGTTGTGGCAGAGGATCGTATCAATGAACTGGAGCAACACCTCAATAAGCTGCAGCTTGGCTACTCTGATCTCCATATGGAGCACTGCAAATTGCAGGAGGACTGTGATGTTTTGCAGTGCATTAGCAGAGCTGAAGGGTCCTCACTGACAGCAGTGGAAGGGTCGGACTCTACCGATGAGGTCAGGCCAAAACTGAGCACCAGCGCTGATGGCGGAGGGTCGCTTGTGAAGCGGCAGAGGATACGGTTCTCAAGCATACATTGCCAAAAATATGTTCCATTGGAAGGGGCGGAGAAGTTATGGGCTAGCGGCACCGCCACCGATATCTGCCAAGACCGCTCCCTCTCTGAGGAGAGTGGCTCCTCTGACACACCATATCAGTACATAACCTCCGCCAGCAGTGATCCAGAGAAGTTCATCTCCATCATCCATGCTCTAGAAACCAAACTGTGCACCACAGAAGAGAAGCTCAGAGACATCACTCAAAAACTGGAGGAGCAGCAACGGCAGCAGCTGGAGTGCCTTAGGGAGCAGCGTGGTCAGTGGGCTGAGACAGAGGCTGTGCTCCGGGACCAGCTCAACGAGAGCCTGTCTAAAGTAGACCAGCTCACTGCACAGCTCCAGCAGGAGATGGACAATAGGTGCCATTTTTCACAGGAAATGGACTGCAGCATCAGGGCAGTTAATGCCAAATATGAGAGGGCCCTGGCTTGTGTAGAGTCGAGTAAGGAGAAGGTTCAGTCCATCTTGAGGAGTCACAAAGAGGATGGCACGGAAACACAGCTAAATACATTGtcagagatagagacagagttGTTCAATGCCACTGTATTTATAAGACAGGGTACGAGCACTTTGGAAGAACAACCGCATGAGATGCATGGTAGTCCGAACcaagaaataaaggaaaacaaggTTTCAGATGAGGAGAAAGTAAAACTTTTTGCCAAAACATTAGCCTTTGAGgcactcattttaaataagatgGCATTCTCAATTCAAAATCCAAGCTTAGACCTTTTGCACGGCCTTAGTGAAATCCATGAAGAGGCAGAGAAACTAAAACAGACTGATGAATGCTATGTAGCCATTGTTTATGCAGATGTCTTAACGAGGAAGCTGATGGTAGAAAGTGAATTTTGGGCAGAGGTAGAGAAGCTTGAGGCACAGTATAAAGTAAGGGAGAGTGAAAAGCAGGGGGATATAGATTCAGTAGAGGGCAATATTGTTGGGGAGATGGACATCCCTTTTTTCAGTAATGCCTGTATCAAAGCTGAACTGGCATTTGCTGTTCAGAATCTTAAGCACTTTTATGAGGAAAAGCTCCAGAAACTCAAAGGAGATTTATTGGAGGCCCACAGAAACCTGGAACACAGAGAACTTGCATTGAAAGAGATTGTGAAATCCTCAAAGAAGCCAGGTTTTGACAGAGTCATTCAAGAGGTCAGCAGTGAGTTTGGCTTCAGTCAGGGGACGACTTTATCTGATATAAGTCCTCCAGAGCTCGCCCCCTATGTAGAACAGGTCAGGATGGAGGAGGCCCATGACTTAGCGGAGGAGATAGTCAGTAGGCATCTTCAGGGAAGTGTACCTTCCTGTAGCATTGAATCTGTTGAGTCAACGCATGTGGGGCGCGAGAGACTAATCACTGAGTTAAGGATGCAGGCTGAGGTCCTCCAGCGTCTCTCTCAGGAGGTTGAGGGGGCCTGCAATGCAGGAAGTGGCAGTCTTCATAGCACACTACTCAAAATTTCCCAAGCAAACCCAAGTTACGAAAATGGCAGTGAAATAACCAGCACCTCTCTGTGCATGCGAGAAGCAATGATCCAGGCCCAGATTGCCTATATAGCCTGCAAGCTGAGAGTTGACCATGAGAGAGACCTGAAAAAGTGCAAGGAGGCATGCCAAAGCATGAATGTCCTGTGCCAGGAGCACGCCCAGAATGTGGGCGCCATTCGTGAGCGGTACGAGGCCTCCATGCTGGATGAGCGGCATAGCTTCACCCAGACTGTGTCCTGTCTCCAGGATGAAAATGAGGCTCTGAAGGGAGAGGTGTCCATCCGCATTGCTGAGCTCTCCCAGCAGCAGGAGCGGAtggtgcagctggaggagcGCTTTCAGGCAGAGATGGAGGAACTGAAGGCCAGGTATGAGCTGGAGCTAAGCCAGGCTGAACAGAGGGGGGCCACCACCGAGCTGGCACTGATGGAGAAGACCGCGGACAGCCAGCACAAGCTAGACATTATCCTCATGGACATCGAGCGGATGGAGGATCGGCATGAAGAGCATGTGCAGAAGCTGGAGGACAGGTTCCAGGGAAAGATCCAGGAGCTGCAGCGGATTCACGAGGAGGAAATGCAGCGCCTTCACGACCACTACATGCAGACCATCCGCTCCATGCAGGACACGCTGGAGCGGGTCAAGGCTAGGCACCCCAGTGACTCTTTCCTCTCAGAGGAGGCAGTATCGCCCACAGACCAGGCGCTGCCCATGGAGGAGGAGCCAGCTGGGGCCGAGTGGGGCTCCATGGTGGTGCTGAGGGAGAGGATCCAGGAACTGGAGACACAGATGAACACTATGAAGGATGAGCTAGAGAACAAACACCTTGGGGGAGATGTGTCCAGCCTGAAGGAGAAATACCAGAAAGACTTTGAGAGCTTGAAG GCCACCTGTGAGCGGGGCTTTGCTGCCATGGAGGAGACCCACCAGAAGGTGATCGAGGACATCCAGCGGCAGCACCAGAGGGAGGTGTCCAAACTGCTGGAGGAGCGCGAGAGACTACTGGCCGAGGAGACGGCTGCTACCATTGCTG CTATTGAAGCCATGAAGAACGCCCAccgggaggagctggagaagaccCAGCGCTCCCAGCTGAGCGGCATGAGCTCCGACATCGAGGAGCTGCACAGGCAATACGA GGAGGAGCTCCAGTCCATCCACCGCGAGCTGGAGGTGCTGTCGGAGCAGTACTCCCAGAAGTGCCTGGAGAACGCGCACCTGGCCCAGGCGCTGGAGGCTGAGAGGCAGGCTTTGAGGCAGTGCCAGCGGGAGAACCAGGAGCTGAATGCCCACAACCAG GAACTGAACAACCGCCTGACAGTGGAGATCACGCGTATGCGCTCCTGTTTCAGTGGGGAGGTGGCAGGGTCACCCCTTACACAGGGCAAGGACCTGTACGAACTGGAG GTCTTATTGCGGGTCAAGGAATCAGAAATCCAGTATCTGAAACAGGAGATCCACTCTCTGAAAGATGAACTCCAGTCTGCACTGCGG GACAAGAAGTACGCTACAGACAAATACAAGGACATCTACACAGAGCTGAGCATTGTGAAGGCCAAGgccgactgtgacatcactaagCTGAAGGAGCAGCTGATGGTGGCCACAGAGGCCCTGGGGGAGAGGAGCTCAGACAGCAGCACCGCTGTCCAGGGATACG ATATCATGAAATCGAAAAGCAATCCTGATTTTCTAAAGAAAGAGCGGTCGTCTTTGTCCAGGCAGATCAGAGGTGTGCGATCGAAG AGCCTGAAGGAGGGTTTGACCGTGCAGGAGCGCATGAAGTTGTTTGAAGCGAAAGATTCCAAGAAGATCTGA